A DNA window from Brassica napus cultivar Da-Ae chromosome C1, Da-Ae, whole genome shotgun sequence contains the following coding sequences:
- the LOC106347112 gene encoding uncharacterized protein LOC106347112, whose amino-acid sequence MDHAVCKQVQPLARKGKSKKHNGKDEFDRVKQAEKKKRRLEKALANSAAIRAELEKKKQRKLEEQQRLDEEGAAIAEAVALHVLLGEDSDDSSRVMLGQEKGCFKMDLFRGENYVPRQSCASYAVQGIGFVSNGYGLGESNWSPFMRESWDSNMGVSADLIAAQAVSSLRISENTDRNAFVLKGMFRG is encoded by the coding sequence ATGGATCACGCGGTGTGCAAGCAAGTTCAGCCATTAGCTAGGAAagggaagagcaagaaacataATGGTAAAGATGAGTTCGATCGTGTCAAACAagctgagaagaagaagagacgtcTCGAGAAAGCTCTGGCTAATTCTGCAGCCATCAGGGCTGAGCTGGaaaagaagaagcagaggaaACTTGAAGAGCAGCAGAGGTTAGATGAAGAAGGTGCTGCAATAGCAGAAGCTGTTGCTCTGCACGTCCTACTGGGCGAAGATTCTGATGACTCATCTCGAGTCATGCTTGGCCAAGAAAAGGGTTGTTTCAAGATGGATCTGTTTAGAGGTGAAAACTACGTTCCTCGCCAGAGCTGCGCTAGCTATGCGGTTCAAGGGATTGGGTTTGTGTCCAACGGTTACGGACTAGGAGAGAGTAACTGGTCACCCTTCATGAGGGAGTCTTGGGATAGCAACATGGGAGTATCAGCTGATCTGATCGCTGCTCAGGCTGTCTCATCACTAAGGATATCTGAAAACACTGACAGGAATGCCTTTGTGCTTAAGGGGATGTTCAGGGGATGA
- the LOC106347103 gene encoding protochlorophyllide-dependent translocon component 52, chloroplastic-like: MEAALATCTLPSPRILKPKPRFRCSLPNPKPISPNSIAFKSPPPPSKSNLFTTAVSSSPTVAPTNSPPEPEPGSDSSSKKFDWYANWYPVMPICDLDKKAPHGKRVMGIDVVVWWDRNESQWKVMDDTCPHRLAPLSDGRIDQWGRLQCVYHGWCFNGKGDCKLIPQAPPDGPPVHTFKQACVAVYPSTVQHEILWFWPNSDPKYKNVLETNKPPYIPELEDPSFTKLVANRDIPYGYDVLVENLMDPAHVPYAHYGLMRVGKPKEKVDREGGKPLEITVKRLDNEGFFARQEWGYANFIAPCVYRASTEPLREEDKDSITSEKGPLKNRKLSLIFICIPVSPGRSRLIWTFPRNFGVAIDKIVPRWVFHIGQNKILDSDLHLLHVEERKILERGPENWQKACFIPTKSDALVVTFRRWFNKYSGAQVDWRGKFDPSLLPPTPPREQLFDRYWSHVENCSSCKKAHKYLNAFEVILQIVSVALIGVMAVTKQIAMSNVARSVVVVAAVLSFAASKWLSHFIYKTFHYHDYNHALV; encoded by the exons ATGGAAGCTGCTCTTGCAACATGCACTCTTCCATCTCCGCGAATCCTCAAACCAAAACCTCGATTCAGATGCTCTCTCCCCAATCCCAAACCCATCTCTCCAAACTCCATCGCCTTCAAATCCCCCCCACCGCCGTCAAAATCCAACCTTTTCACAACCGCGGTGTCGTCATCACCCACCGTCGCCCCGACGAACTCCCCGCCGGAACCCGAACCCGGATCGGACTCGTCGTCGAAGAAGTTCGACTGGTACGCCAACTGGTACCCGGTGATGCCCATCTGCGACCTCGACAAGAAGGCTCCGCACGGGAAGAGAGTCATGGGGATTGATGTTGTGGTCTGGTGGGACAGGAACGAGAGCCAGTGGAAAGTGATGGACGACACGTGTCCTCATCGCCTTGCTCCCTTGTCTGACGGGAGGATTGATCAGTGGGGGAGGTTGCAGTGTGTGTATCATGGTTGGTGCTTCAACGGTAAGGGTGATTGTAAGCTCATTCCTCAAGCTCCTCCTGATGGTCCTCCG GTGCACACGTTCAAGCAAGCATGTGTAGCTGTTTACCCAAGTACAGTGCAGCATGAGATCCTTTGGTTTTGGCCCAACAGTGATCCCAAATACAAGAATGTTCTTGAGACCAACAAGCCTCCTTACATTCCAGAGTTGGAAGACCCATCGTTCACTAAGCTCGTGGCAAATCGAGATATTCCCTACGG GTACGATGTGTTGGTGGAGAACCTCATGGACCCGGCTCATGTTCCCTATGCACATTATGGACTAATGCGGGTTGGTAAACCAAAAG AGAAAGTTGACAGAGAAGGGGGAAAACCACTCGAGATCACCGTGAAAAGACTAGACAACGAAGGCTTCTTTGCAAGGCAAGAATGGGGTTATGCTAATTTTATCGCACCATGTGTGTACCGAGCTTCCACGGAGCCATTAAGAGAGGAGGACAAGGATTCTATCACATCTGAAAAG GGGCCATTGAAAAATCGCAAATTGTCATTGATCTTTATATGCATCCCAGTCAGCCCCGGTCGCAGTAGGTTGATTTGGACGTTCCCGAGAAACTTCGGGGTAGCTATTGATAAGATTGTTCCTAGATGGGTGTTCCACATAGGGCAAAACAAGATTCTAGACTCAGACTTGCACCTCCTTCATGTCGAGGAGAGGAAGATACTGGAGAGAGGCCCTGAAAACTGGCAAAAAGCTTGCTTCATCCCAACAAAATCAGACGCACTTGTGGTTACATTCAGGAGATGGTTCAACAAGTACAGTGGAGCTCAAGTCGACTGGAGAGGAAAGTTTGatccatctcttcttcctccaacGCCTCCTCGAGAACAGCTCTTCGACAG GTATTGGTCGCATGTGGAGAACTGCAGCAGCTGCAAGAAAGCTCACAAATACCTCAACGCGTTTGAGGTGATCTTGCAAATCGTATCGGTTGCTTTGATCGGAGTTATGGCCGTGACGAAGCAGATTGCCATGTCTAATGTGGCTAGAAGCGTGGTGGTTGTGGCGGCTGTGTTGAGTTTTGCGGCTTCGAAGTGGCTATCGCACTTCATCTACAAGACGTTTCATTACCATGACTACAACCATGCCCTTGTTTGA
- the LOC106347105 gene encoding deSI-like protein At4g17486, translated as MAEVVVHIYDVTNTGSDKTNNTILQINRIFKDGIGLGGIFHSAIQVYGNDEWSYGYCEQGTGVFRCPSSKNPMYTYREKIVLGRTDCTIFMVNQIFRELTREWPGHTYDLLSRNCNHFCDVLCDRLGVPKLPGWVNRFAQAGDTALEVAETTAMRLKQAKTELLSASKVAYRFLSNVTSSVTNSTNGSPQQPGTVNNSDNGNLRMQGTWLKGMLNTSKPSTSTEIENTDEDANHDSEVLQFQHQP; from the exons ATGGCGGAGGTCGTTGTGCACATATACGATGTGACCAACACTGGATCAGACAAAACCAACAACACCATCCTTCAGATCAACAGGATCTTCAAAGACGGCATCGGTCTAGGCGGCATTTTCCACAGCGCCATTCAG GTATATGGAAACGATGAGTGGTCTTATGGGTATTGTGAACAAGGCACTGGTGTCTTCAGATGTCCTAGCAGCAAGAATCCTATGTACACTTATCGTGAGAAAATTGTTCTTGGGAGGACAGATTGTACAATCTTTATGGTTAATCAGATATTCCGTGAGCTCACCAGGGAATGGCCAGGACATACTTATGATCTCTTGTCCAGAAACTGCAACCACTTCTGTGATGTGCTCTGTGACAGGCTTGGCGTGCCAAAGCTCCCAG GTTGGGTGAATCGTTTTGCGCAAGCTGGCGACACAGCTTTGGAAGTAGCAGAAACCACAGCAATGCGG TTAAAGCAAGCCAAAACTGAGCTTCTATCAGCTAGTAAAGTAGCATATCGCTTCCTTTCAAATGTTACCTCAAGCGTAACCAACAGCACCAATGGCTCACCACAACAGCCTGGAACCGTCAATAATTCAGACAATGGGAACTTGAGAATGCAAGGCACCTGGCTCAAAGGAATGTTAAACACTTCGAAACCGTCCACAAGCACAGAGATAGAGAACACAGATGAAGATGCAAATCATGACTCTGAGGTTCTACAGTTTCAGCATCAACCGTAA